The genomic stretch TCAGGAGGTGGACATCACCGGCATCACCATGCCCATCACTAAGCACAGCTATCTGGTGACCGATGTGCGGGAACTGCCGCATGTGATGAAAGAGGCGTTCTACATCGCCCGCTCCGGCCGGCCCGGCCCCGTGCTCATTGACATTCCCAAGGATGTGCAGGCCGCCGAGACCGAGTTCGACTATCCTGACGAGATCAAACTGCCGGGCTATGAGCCGCCGCTGGAGGGGGATGAGGACCTGATTCAGAAGATGGCGGACATGATCAATGCCGCCGAGCGGCCGCTCATCCTGGCCGGCCACGGCGTCATCCTCTCCGGAGCCGAGGACGAACTGCTCGCCCTGGCCGAGCGGGGCAATTTCCCGGTGGCCACCACCCTGCTGGGCATCAGTGCCATCCCGGAGACCCACCGCCTGGCCCTGGGAATGGTCGGCATGCACGGCCATAAGTATGCCAACCAGGCCATTCAGCGCTGTGACCTGCTGATCGTGTTGGGCGCCCGCTTCTCCGACCGCGTCACCGGCAAGGTGGCGACCTTTGCACCCAATGCCAAGATCATCCATGTGGACATTGATCCGGCGGAGATCGGCAAGAATGTGGAGCCGGACCTGGCCATCGTGGGGGATGTGAAGCGGGTACTGCGGGCGTTGATCCCGCTGGTCCAGCCGCGGCTGTGCGTGGAATGGATCACGGACCTGCTCCGCAGCAGACAGCAGTATCAGGACCCGCAGGCCTTCCAACCCAAGAACGGCCGGCTCACTTCCCCCATGGTCATCCGTGAGATATGGCGCGCCACCGGCGGCCAGGCCATCATGGTCAGCGATGTGGGCCAGAACCAGATGTGGGAGGCGCAGTACTACTTCCATGACCGCCGGCGCGGCCTCATCACCTCCGGCGGCCTGGGCACCATGGGCTTTGCCCTGCCGGCGGCCATGGGCGTGCAGGCGGCGCATCCCGACGCCGTCGTCTGGGCCACTGTGGGCGACGGCGGCTTCCAGATGACCATCCAGGAACTGGCCACCATCGTGCAGGAGAAATATCCCATCAAAATCGCCATACTCAACAACGGCTATCTCGGCATGGTGCGCCAGTGGCAGCAGTTGTTCTTCGAGCGCCGCTACGCCTTCACGCCCATCAGCAGTCCGGACTATCTGAAGCTGGCCGAGGCCTACGGCATCCCCGCCAAGCGGGTGACAACCCCGGCGGACCTGCGCAGTTCGGTGGAAGAAGCCCTGCGCATCCCCGGCCCGGTGGTCCTGGAGTTCCTGGTGGAACGCGAGGACAACGTGTACCCGATGGTGCCGGCCGGCGCCAGCATCTCGGAGATGATCGAGCGCCATATGGTGGAGGAGGGTGCGTGATGAAGACCACCAAGACCATCATCGCCTGGATGGAGGACCGGCCGGGCGTGTTGGCGCGGGTGGCCAGCATGATCCGCCGGCGCAACTATAACGTCGTCAGCCTGGCGGTCGCCCCTACGGAGACGCCGGCCATCTCCCGCATGACCGCCGTCCTGGAATGCGATGCCAGCCAGGAAAAGCTGGTCGGCATGCAACTGCGCAAGCTGGTCAACGTCACCAACGTCGTCACAGACCTGACCCCCGACAAGGCCATCTTCCGCGAGCTGGCGCTCATCAAGGTCAATGCCGATGCCTCCAAGCGCTCGGAGGTGATTCACCTGGCCGAGGTGTTCCGCGGCCAGGTGGTGGATGTCGGGCCGCAGACCCTGACCATCGAGGCCACCGGCACCCAGGACAAGATCGACAGCCTGATCGAGCTGTTACAGCCCTTCGGCGTGCGGGAAGTGGCGCGCACCGGCCCGGTGGCCATGCTGCGCGGCACCGCCAATGGGCGGGGCATCTCTGGCAACGGCCGTAAGGCAGAGGAGTAAGCCTTTCCATATCTCATCAAACCCATCACAACGCAGAAGGAGAAAGAACGATGGCCAAGATGTATTACGACAAGGATGCGGATCTCAACCTGCTCAAGGGCAAGAAGATCGCCATCATCGGGTTCGGAAGCCAGGGGCATGCCCATGCCCTGAACCTACACGACAGCGGCTGTGACGTGATTGTGGGCCTGTACAAGGGATCGCGCTCTTGGTCCAAGGCGGAGGAGGCCGGCCTCAAGGTCATGACGCCGGCGGAAGCCACCGCGGCCTCCGACATCGTCATGATCCTCGTGCAGGACAACGTCCAGAAAGAGCTGTACGAGAAAGAGATCGGCCCCAACCTGCGCGCCGGCAATATGCTCATGTTCGCCCACGGCTTCAACATCCGCTACAACCAGATCATCCCGCCGCGCGACGTGGACGTGACCATGGTGGCGCCCAAAAGCCCCGGCCACCGCATGCGCGAGGTCTTCACCCAGGGCGGCGGCGTGCCCGGCCTGGTGGCGGTCTATCAGGATGCCACTGGCCATGCCAAGGAACTGGCCCTGGCGTATGCCCGCGGCATCGGCTGTACCCGCGCCGGCGTCATCGAGACCACCTTCGAGGAGGAGACCGAGACCGACCTCTTCGGCGAGCAGGCGGTGCTGTGCGGCGGTGTGACGGCGCTCATCAAGGCCGGCTTTGAGACCCTGGTGGAAGCCGGCTATCAGCCCGAGATCGCCTACTTCGAGTGCCTGCATGAGCTGAAGCTCATCGTGGACCTGATCCAGCAGGGCGGCCTGAGCTACATGCGCTACTCCATCAGCGACACAGCGGAGCACGGGGATTACTACGCCGGCCCGCGCATCATCACCGAGGAAACGCGCGCCGAGATGCGCCGGCTCCTGAAAGCCATCCAGGACGGCTCCTACGCTCGCGAATGGATCCTGGAGAACCAGGCCGGCCGGCCCTTCTTCAACTCCATGCGCAAGCAGGAGAAGAACCACCTGATCGAGCGCGTGGGGCGCGAACTGCGCCGCATGATGCCCTGGCTCGACCCGAAGGAGGTCCCCCCGACCTGGTGAGGGTCGGGGGCCCTCCCCCATTTCGCACACATCATTCAGGCACGAACGGAAAGGAAGGGATACACCATGGCGTTCCGGTCTGACTATATCTGGTTCAACGGCGAATTCGTCCCCTGGGACGAGGCCAAGGTGCACGTGGGGGTGCACGCGCTCCACTACGGTACCAGCGTCTTCGAAGGCATCCGCGCCTACAAGACAGTGAAGGGCACGGCGGTCTTCTGCCTGCCACAGCATGTGCGCCGGCTGTTCAACTCCGCCAAGGTCCTGCGCATGCCCATCCCCTACACCGAAGAGCAAATCGCGCAGGCTATCCTGGACACGGTGGCGAAAAACCGCCATGAGGCGTGTTACATCCGGCCGCTGGTCTTCCGCGGCATGGAGCGCCTGGGGGTGGACGGACGGGCCTGCCCGGTGGAGGTGGTCATCATGACCTGGGAATGGGGCGCCTACCTGGGTCCGGAGGCGCTGGAGCAGGGTGTGGACGCCGGCGTGAGCTCCTGGCGCCGTATGGCCCCCGGCACCCTGGCGGCCAACTGCAAGATCGGCGGCCAGTACGTCAACTCCCAGTTTGTCACCATGGAGGCCAAGGACCGCGGCTTCGCCGAGGGCATCGCGCTGGACATCAACGGCTACGTCTCCGAGGGGAGCGGCGAGAATATCTTCCTGGTCTACAACAGCACCATCCAGACGCCGCCGCTGGCCGCCTCTATCCTCGAGGGCATCACCCGCCAGTGCGTCATCACCCTGGCCCGCGACATGGGCTATACCGTTGAGGAGGCCATGATCCCGCGGGAGCGGCTCTACGTGGCCGATGAGGCGTTCTTCACCGGCACAGCGGCCGAGATCACGCCCATTCGCTCCATCGACGGTATCCCGGTGGGGAGCGGCCGGCGCGGCCCCATCACCGCCAAACTACAGGAGCGCTTCTTCGCCATCACATCCGGTAAGGAGGAGGATCGCTGGGGATGGCTCACCTACGTCCCCAAAACGTGAGGAGATAATGCCGAAAAGACGGCTTGAAAAGGAGGTAGGAGCATGACGGAACGTATCATGATCTTTGACACCACGTTGCGAGACGGTGAGCAATCGCCGGGCGC from Anaerolineae bacterium encodes the following:
- the ilvN gene encoding acetolactate synthase small subunit: MKTTKTIIAWMEDRPGVLARVASMIRRRNYNVVSLAVAPTETPAISRMTAVLECDASQEKLVGMQLRKLVNVTNVVTDLTPDKAIFRELALIKVNADASKRSEVIHLAEVFRGQVVDVGPQTLTIEATGTQDKIDSLIELLQPFGVREVARTGPVAMLRGTANGRGISGNGRKAEE
- the ilvC gene encoding ketol-acid reductoisomerase, whose translation is MAKMYYDKDADLNLLKGKKIAIIGFGSQGHAHALNLHDSGCDVIVGLYKGSRSWSKAEEAGLKVMTPAEATAASDIVMILVQDNVQKELYEKEIGPNLRAGNMLMFAHGFNIRYNQIIPPRDVDVTMVAPKSPGHRMREVFTQGGGVPGLVAVYQDATGHAKELALAYARGIGCTRAGVIETTFEEETETDLFGEQAVLCGGVTALIKAGFETLVEAGYQPEIAYFECLHELKLIVDLIQQGGLSYMRYSISDTAEHGDYYAGPRIITEETRAEMRRLLKAIQDGSYAREWILENQAGRPFFNSMRKQEKNHLIERVGRELRRMMPWLDPKEVPPTW
- the ilvB gene encoding biosynthetic-type acetolactate synthase large subunit, with product MKLTGAQIVCEALVREGVDVVFGYPGGSVIKLYDTLIDYPIHHVLVRHEQAAAHAADGYARASGKVGVCIATSGPGATNLVTGIATAYMDSSPIVAITGQVSTNLLGRDAFQEVDITGITMPITKHSYLVTDVRELPHVMKEAFYIARSGRPGPVLIDIPKDVQAAETEFDYPDEIKLPGYEPPLEGDEDLIQKMADMINAAERPLILAGHGVILSGAEDELLALAERGNFPVATTLLGISAIPETHRLALGMVGMHGHKYANQAIQRCDLLIVLGARFSDRVTGKVATFAPNAKIIHVDIDPAEIGKNVEPDLAIVGDVKRVLRALIPLVQPRLCVEWITDLLRSRQQYQDPQAFQPKNGRLTSPMVIREIWRATGGQAIMVSDVGQNQMWEAQYYFHDRRRGLITSGGLGTMGFALPAAMGVQAAHPDAVVWATVGDGGFQMTIQELATIVQEKYPIKIAILNNGYLGMVRQWQQLFFERRYAFTPISSPDYLKLAEAYGIPAKRVTTPADLRSSVEEALRIPGPVVLEFLVEREDNVYPMVPAGASISEMIERHMVEEGA
- a CDS encoding branched-chain amino acid transaminase; its protein translation is MAFRSDYIWFNGEFVPWDEAKVHVGVHALHYGTSVFEGIRAYKTVKGTAVFCLPQHVRRLFNSAKVLRMPIPYTEEQIAQAILDTVAKNRHEACYIRPLVFRGMERLGVDGRACPVEVVIMTWEWGAYLGPEALEQGVDAGVSSWRRMAPGTLAANCKIGGQYVNSQFVTMEAKDRGFAEGIALDINGYVSEGSGENIFLVYNSTIQTPPLAASILEGITRQCVITLARDMGYTVEEAMIPRERLYVADEAFFTGTAAEITPIRSIDGIPVGSGRRGPITAKLQERFFAITSGKEEDRWGWLTYVPKT